A stretch of DNA from Bacillota bacterium:
GACCACGGTGGCGCGCATCGTGGGCCGCATGTTCAAGGAGATGGGCATCCTGAGCAAGGGCCACCTGGTGGAGGTTGAGCGGGCCGACCTGGTGGGGGAGTACATCGGCCACACCGCCCAGAAAACCAGGGAGCAGATCAAGAGGGCCCTGGGGGGTGTTCTCTTTGTGGACGAGGCATATTCCCTGGCCCGGGGCGGAGAGAAGGACTTCGGCAAGGAGTCCATTGACGTGCTGGTAAAGGCGATGGAGGACCACCGTGACAACCTTATCGTCATCCTCGCCGGATACCGTCACGAAATGGACCACTTCGTGCGTACTAACCCAGGGCTCAGGTCCCGGTTTCCCATCCACATGGATTTCCCGGACTACTCGCTGGAGGAACTGGTGGCCATCGCCGAGCAGATGGTGAGGCAGCGCCAGTACGTGCTCAGTCCGGCGGCTCGCGCCCGGCTGGAGCGCACCCTGGGCGGGCGCCTGCAGAGTGGGGAGGGGGCTACGGGGAATGCCCGCCTGGTGCGCAACCTGGTGGAGAAGGGCATCCGCAGGCAGGCCGTCCGCCTGGTGACGGCAGGGAAGTTCACCCGGGACGACCTGGTGCTGCTGACTGAGCAGGACCTGGGGGATGAGTGAAGGTGGAGTGCATGCTGGTGGGGCGCCCCGGCAGCGGCAGAAGCTCTCTCCTGACCGCTCTCCTCCGCTCCTGGGGATGCCGCAGTCTGCCCGTCACCACCTGGTTTCCCGGGGGAACACCTTCCCGCTGGCGCCTTCGCCTACCTGACGAGGAAAGGAAGCTCCAGCGCCTGAGGCCTCCGGCGGGATTCCTGGCGGTGGAGCTGGCCGCACCGCAACTGGGATTGCCCGGCCGGCGGTGGACCCTCGTGGAGACACCGGGGATAGAGGAAGAGGCGGCGGATGACCCGGCCGCTCGCCAGGGGATGGCGGAGGCCCTGGGGAGGCTGCTGGCCACCGACCTGGTCATCCACGTGGTGGACGGGGCAGCCACGGGGGAAAGAGGAGAGGTATCAGCCCCGGACATGGCCCTGTGGCGCCTGGGGTGCCAGCGGCCCCGCTACCTGTCGGTGGTGTCCAGGATGGATTGTGCCTCGTCGGCCGCGGGGCTGGCACTGGTTCGGCAGATGGACCCGGGACTTGCACCCGTGGCAACATCGGCCTGGACGGGTCAGGGCATCCGCCAGTTGCGCAGCCTGCTCGCAGCCCGCCCGTGAGGGACGTGGTGGCCGGGCCCGGCCATGGTATAATGTAGGCGCGCCTTCGAGAGCGGCGTTCGGGGGAGGTGCCGTAGATAGCAAGAAGCGCCGAGAAGACGCTGGAACTGGTCAAGGCGCTCCGCAAGAGGGACCTGGATGCGGGCAGGGTCGTGGACAGCCAGTGGGCCCAGGACCTGGCGCGCCTGGTGGCGCGGGACAGGCAGGACTGGGCCGCCTTTTTTGACCGCCGCGGCCATCAGGTGGCCCTGTTGAGGGGTGAAGCCGCCTTCGCCCGGTGGGAACCACCTGTGCGTCGGGGGCTCTGCGGGATCCGCTGCATCCGGGCCAAGGCCGGAGGCAGTCTGGGCCGTGAGCTGGTGCTGGCGCAGGCGTGGCGCCTGGATTCCCTGGCCGTGGTCCAGGCGAAGAACGGTCGGCCCGCCGCAGTCGTGGTCGCTTACCCCAGGGCAGATGAGGCCTCGTCCCCTGTCTACCAGGTGGTGGGACCCGTCGCCGTTGAGGACGCGGCCTTCATGGATATCGCCGCGGAGGTGGAACGGGTCCACCGCATGCTGGACCATGCACCGGCCGGAAGCCCGGGAAACCGGGTGCTGGTGGTATCCCTGCGCATGGGTGACGAGCCCCCCTGGCGGGCCGAGGACGTGGCCAACGAGATGGTTCTCCTCGCCCGCAGCGCGGGAGCGGCAGCTGTTCATTCCGTCGTCGTAGACGTGCGCGAGCCCGATGCCGCCACCCTGGTGGGCAGGGGCAAGGCGCAGGAGATTGAGGCGGCCCGCCGGGAAGCGGGGGCCGACCTGGTTGCGTTCTCGTACGAGCTGGCTCCGGCCCACGTCCGCAACCTGGAGGGGATCATCGGGGGCAGGCTGCTGGACCGCACCGAGCTCATCCTGGACATCTTCGCCCAGCGGGCGCGCACCCGCGAAGGCAAGCTCCAGGTGGAGCTGGCTCAGCTCAACTACCGGCTGCCCCGCCTGGTGCGGGCGCGACCGGAGCTGGACCGCCTGGGAGGCGGTATCGGCACCCGGGGTCCGGGCGAAACCCGGCTGGAAGTTGATCGCCGCCGGGTGAGGGAACGCATCAGCCAGCTCGAGCGGGAAATCGA
This window harbors:
- a CDS encoding AAA family ATPase, with protein sequence MATPQPRNADQVLEWVRQGVVSPVEALELLYHLGPEARAPAGVPRPAYSQVTGAVPAGLPSAHAGRRTAADLRPAALAGEQGQAGAWSPQPGVTADRGMPDRHALEAIWRELDSLVGLRDIKDLIREIYAFAEIQKRRQQENLAAEPPVLHMIFRGNPGTGKTTVARIVGRMFKEMGILSKGHLVEVERADLVGEYIGHTAQKTREQIKRALGGVLFVDEAYSLARGGEKDFGKESIDVLVKAMEDHRDNLIVILAGYRHEMDHFVRTNPGLRSRFPIHMDFPDYSLEELVAIAEQMVRQRQYVLSPAARARLERTLGGRLQSGEGATGNARLVRNLVEKGIRRQAVRLVTAGKFTRDDLVLLTEQDLGDE
- a CDS encoding 50S ribosome-binding GTPase; the encoded protein is MLVGRPGSGRSSLLTALLRSWGCRSLPVTTWFPGGTPSRWRLRLPDEERKLQRLRPPAGFLAVELAAPQLGLPGRRWTLVETPGIEEEAADDPAARQGMAEALGRLLATDLVIHVVDGAATGERGEVSAPDMALWRLGCQRPRYLSVVSRMDCASSAAGLALVRQMDPGLAPVATSAWTGQGIRQLRSLLAARP
- the hflX gene encoding GTPase HflX: MDSQWAQDLARLVARDRQDWAAFFDRRGHQVALLRGEAAFARWEPPVRRGLCGIRCIRAKAGGSLGRELVLAQAWRLDSLAVVQAKNGRPAAVVVAYPRADEASSPVYQVVGPVAVEDAAFMDIAAEVERVHRMLDHAPAGSPGNRVLVVSLRMGDEPPWRAEDVANEMVLLARSAGAAAVHSVVVDVREPDAATLVGRGKAQEIEAARREAGADLVAFSYELAPAHVRNLEGIIGGRLLDRTELILDIFAQRARTREGKLQVELAQLNYRLPRLVRARPELDRLGGGIGTRGPGETRLEVDRRRVRERISQLEREIEEVRRTRSLQRAERQSVPYPLVALVGYTNAGKSTLLNALTGASVLTEDRLFATLDPTTRLLELPSGQRVLISDTVGFIRNLPHHLVAAFRATLEEVGVADVLVHVVDAAHPAREEQVRAVEEVLGELGADRTPRLTVYNKIDLLAPGEGQGWNGRSEGAAASALTGEGLDVLLDKLDAFFRNGRQLLELTLAYDEGWAVSWIHQAGRVVGIDYTPESMNVRAEMDGVRAARLLRMLDRRHMGRPPGASQQSRSNRA